From the genome of Primulina huaijiensis isolate GDHJ02 chromosome 11, ASM1229523v2, whole genome shotgun sequence:
cgccgcaattcagctgcagtgtacgaatgtcaaaaacatgttgacatggcaaaccaatggataaaaagattcaaattatattaaatgttaccattgaagagaagcctataaatagcataGAAGAACATCTGAGAGACATAGATAACACATCAAAGTTCTGAACATCAAAGCTCGTCTATTCTCTGAAAAATacgctgttactctgctgaaataaaagctcacgcttattgcATATATTCGTAGCAATCAAGGATACTCCTTAGAGCTTTCTAGCACAGTGTTATCTTTGTAAAACTCGATCTTGTAAGAGATCAGTTGTGGTAAATTCATTTGTATACTGTGAAGCATTTTGTAAACTGagagtttcagtcttggcagtgttaagtccaaactgaagtgggtctgtacaaatttttgtatcgatcaaagtcttttagtgaatatcctatccttgtgatagaaggggtgacgtaggagtgtttgaaatctctgaacatCTGTAAATtcttgtgttcttatttcagtttttattctatctatcattCAGTTTCATTCCGCACTTTATTGTTAGCTGATTGATATTGACTAACAAGATTCCGAGTATCAGTTTATCaataaactgaactcaactttcGAAAAGTTGATAAAagttgtgagtgtttattcaacccctttctaaacactcttttaaCCAAGTATTTTATCCTATCAGAAACAGCTATCAATTTCGGTATGCCAGTGATAAGCTCTACTGAAGTTAGTTATTGCAAGTTGTAATAGCCAAAGTTTTCTAGTGAAATCGTTTCTGAAAATAAAAAAGCAGAGACGTATGAGTATTTAATTCCCCGAAAtcccataaaaaaaattttgtgcatTTACTTCGTTTTTTCTAGCCTAACTATTCTTGAGACTTATTCTTTATTGTTCATATCAATTCAGTGAGCATTTTTCCGCACAGTTTTCTAACTATTGGTTTACTGAATTCTAACCAACAAGAATAATAATTTAACGTTGTTAACCCAACTgaattaaatttgagattttagTGAGATTTTTTATTCAACCTCTCTAATCAAACTTGCGATCCTAATATGTGGTATCAGATATGGTTCATTCTTGTCTCTAAACACCGAATATATAATGTCCTCTTTCATCAAGATCCCAATGTTTCCAAAGAAGACTTTGATGACAAGAAGATTataatgcaggctcatttatcTGCACAGGATGATCATATGTGGCACATCATAACAGATAGACCAATGAAGATTTTGAAGGCAAACACAATTGTTGTTATTTCCGAAGGTGCACCGCAGATGGTTGCAATACCAAGGATGGAATGGACAAGTGAAGATATGAAGAAAGCCAACTTgtataatgtggctaaagacatacTGAACAAAACACTGCATAAAAACACATTTAGCAAAATTAAAATgtgaacaaattttatgttttCATGCAGAATTTGGATAGCATAAATATGAGGTAAGGTGAATCCATGTCAGATTTTGATGAAAGAGTCAGCAGTATAATAATCGAATTGGCTGCTATGTTAAAGGGTAAAGGAACAGAGATAGCCTTGAAGGTGATGAGAGAACTCCCAAGAGAATGATATGTCAAAACAATGGTCATACGAGAATCTAAGGGCCTAAACAAGCTTGAATTGCATGATCTGATCGTAGATCTTAAGATATGTGCGTTGGAATTGGAATCCAGGACTGATGGAGAGTCCACATCAAAAGAGACCAACACACTGGCTGCTGTAAAAGTAGAGCCATcagtttcaaaagaaaaatatgtCAAAAAATGAGTAATGGCGTAATGTCATTATTCGCGAAGAAATTTGGGAAGTTTCTGGCGAAAAATCAGGCCAAATTTCAGAGTCCCAGCAGAATAAATAATTACAAGAAATAGTCCATTGATGAGGACAATGCATGTTTCAACTGCAAAAGAACTGGCCACTTCATAGTCGATTGTCATAAACCAAAAGAAATGACAAGTGGTCAACTGACAAGGACGGGATATCCCATGACAAGAAGAAAAGACACAAGGATGACAATAattcattcaataaaaagaaGGATCAAAACGAGTTGGTGGATGAGGAAAGTAAGAGTAAGTGGGTGGATtatgaatttaaataatagttttAGTAGATCATGGACGATGCTGAGCTAGAATCAACCagtgaaaaaatatttgattttagctCAACTTATTTTACAGGAGATGATTTTGTCACAACACTTCATGATATGGTCAATGAGTATAAAATACTTTCTCAAACATTCTAAAAAGTCAAGGCTAAGCATTCAAGCCTGGCTGAAATGGTACATATCCTAACTAAGAACAGTCACACGAAGTGTCAAGTATTATGGCAAAAGTTGCAAAGATAAACTGAGAATGAACAAGTATAGATTGATCATTAGCATCTGACTTTTGAGAACAATAAATTAGACGAGTTGATCAAACTTTGGATCAATTATTTAGTTAGCCTCAAGATAATGCAGGAGCTATAGAAACCATCAAGATGCAAGAGGTCTCGACTTCTGTAGCAATGATTGAAACCTCGTTGACATTAATACTCAAGTGTGCCTAGACAAAGGCAAAACAAAACTCATTAATTTTGTTATGTCTAGCACAATATATGAACATCATGAGCGTATCTCTCAATTTGAGAAGCATGTTGAACATATGAACATGGGATGAAATTTTGGTATAGGGTATACACGAGGGAGTTCTCATGCTAAGATCAACTGGTCTAGTCATAGATTTAGTTCGGTAAGTAACAAATCTATGAAGAGTAAGCTCCACCAATACCATAAAAGTAAGCATATCCAGAAAGATACAGGCTGACCAATGAATTCAGGAAGGTGAAACAACATTTAGTAATACACAAAAAAACACCATACACACATGTTTCTGCACAATAATTTGTGAACAACCAAGAGTGGTTGGTCAATcatattgatccaaattttgTTCCAAAAAGACTAATCTTGTTTGGACTAAAATAAGATTGGGTACTAATTGATCATATCTGTGTCAGAAggtcaaaaataaaaagaactGAAGGATTCAGTCTAGTACTTGGACAATAGATATTCGAGGCACATGACTGGACAAGCCCAACTACTAACAGAACTGATTAGAAGTGAAGGACCCGATATCACTTTTGGTGACAATGCCAATGTTAAGACCATGGGTAAAGGTAACATTACTTAAATGGTGTGATTAATGATGTGTTACTTGTTGAAAGTCTGTGCTATAATCTAATCAGTTTCAATCAGCTTTGTGATAATGGTTACTTAGTTGAATTTCATCAGAGTAACTGTTTAATTAAGTATGCTGATAATAAAACCTTAATTACTAGTTGAAATTAGAAATGACAAGACATATAAAATTAGTTGAAATAGCGATTATCTATCTTTGCCGACTTGTTTTTTAGTTgtcaatcataataataattgattatgGCATAAGAAACTTCATCACTTGAGCTTTAAATCAATtgttaatctatttaagaaatatttggTTATTGGCCTGCTAAAAATCAAGTTTGTGGAAAATAAGGTTTTTTCAGCTTGTTAATTTGGTAAgcaaatcaaatataattttaaaaattaagggAGTAAACTGACCTCTCGATGCTTATAACTATTGTGCATAGATATTTTTGGACCCATATCAATACTAATCTTAGAGAGAATGAAATACGCATTATTGATTATCGATGATTTTTCAATTCATTTGGGTAATTTTCTTGAGTGGTAAGGATCATACTAATTCTCAGCtgataaaaatctttaaaaaattcaaaatgagaAATCTTGTGGGATATATTGGATTCAAACTGATCGTGGCACTGAATTTACGAATAAAATTCTTCAATCTGATCTTTATGATCAGTGAATCTAGCATGAGTTCTCAGCGGCAAAAACCCCTCAGGAAAACGGTGTTGCAGAGGGAAGGAATAGAACCTTGAAAGAaactgctagaacaatgcttgctgattccgCAAATTCTCAAGGTTTTGGCAGAAGTaataaaaattgcattttacGCATAGAattgaacaatgaataataaGAAAGCTGGTAAAACGTCTTATGAAATCTAGAATAATAAGAAACTCAATGTATCTTATTTCCATGTGTTTTGTTGTAAATGTTATAATAACAAGAATAGTAAGAACCATTTATCTGCCTTCTTTGCTAAATCGGAGTTGATATATTTCTTGGTTACTCTGCCATCAGTAAGGCATttagtttatttaataaaaagacCTTGAATGTTGAGGAAACTATTCATCTCGTGAACTAAATAATTATCATTCTAACCTTGCTGAGTTGAGTAATCAAATTAGATAAATTTATTTAGAAGATGgaatcaatatgaacaagagGAATCATCAATCACCTGAGCCAGAGATGCAAGATCATACATCTAGACAAGTTACTGAGGAACAATAATACTATATTGATAACCAAGCTTATCCGAATCAAACTGAAATGAACCAGACTGATGATATCCAAATTGATGAAAACCCGACTGAAGAGAACTAAACTGAATAATCAGAACAATGCTGACAGCAATCCTCCCACGGGGACAAGCTACAAATGGAGCAAACCTCATCCACTATCATCGGTGATCGTTAACCCTTCAGCACAACTTAAAATTGGACAGGTGATGATTAATGAATTCTTACATGTTGCTTTTATTTTGCAATTATAACTTAAGAAGATAGAAAAAGCACTTGGATAACAGTTGGATAAAAGCAATGCATGAAGAATTGAATAAGTTTGATagaaataaagtttgatatttAGTTCCAGGACTTACCCATCAGTCAGTCATAAGAACTCAATGAGTATAtagaaacaaactgaatgaagatggaattttaattagttgtaaAACAAGATTAGTCGCACGAAGATTTAGATAAGAAGAATACATAGACATTGATGAAACCTTTTAACTAGTGATTAGATTAGAGGAAACAAGAATATTTCTTTCTTATGTTGCTTAcagaaatttcaaattattttagatAGATGTAAAGAGTGCTTTATTAAATGGCCTACTGCAAGAAGAATTTTATGTGAAACAGCTTCACAGTGTTCGGGTTTGGTTAATCATACCTTACCAAATCATATGTTtagaaatttttatgaattaaagcAAGCACCATGTGTTTGGTATTACACTTTATCgcaatttttacttgattataaCTTTACAATTGGTTCTATTGATAAAACCTTATTTACATTtactaagaatgatcatattctgTTAGTCCACATTTATgtagatgatattatttttggttcgACAACCCAAAACTGGGCGATAATTTTTCCAAGCTGATGCAAGACAAATCCAACAAGTCTCCTTCAAAGTCAAGTAAACATTCAGGATCTCACAGAGAGCATCACAAGAAATTGTTCTTAGTTCAGTCTCAGTTGCGTATTTTagtttcaatattagtttagcaaaagttatttttttttctttcttcaagcTCTTTTGGTTATTATATGAATTCAGTTTTTATGACATCTTGTGAATATTTTGCCATCACCAAAAATGGAGAAATTATTAGAtcgattatttttttgttatttaacaAAAGGATTTTGATTTAACATGGACACTTATAAGAGCGTATCtgaattaaattcataaaataaaaatgaatattcATGTGTAAATGTTTTTCCAAGCCAAACTAAAGCATAACTGATCTTCAATCATGATAGAGTGTCAGAATCCAACGGATTCCCAAGGACTACCTAATGACATCTTAGATTGAATCTGTTAGACAATTCAACATACATACCCTGAAGTACTTTCAGAACAATTATCTTACAAAACCAGATTCTAGTTGACGAGATCAGAATGAATATTCTCCATTATATAACAGCTATTCAATCCATTAAAATGTCAGATTATATGTGCATTATcatagcataactttttacatAAAGGATGATGATGTAGCACAAAGGTTATTATATCTGGAACGGCTATCAGATTCAAAAATTCGACTGTTGGatggaagcctataaatagaacaGTCAGGTGTGCTTTCAGGGATGACAATCCACGACCTACAATCAAGCATTATCTATGTTGATTATTTTGTGATAAAAAATTTTAGAGTCCAACTGATCAAAAGTTTATCTTATCACACACTTAATTATTCATAATCCATCATTGAGGATTATTTTGTGCTTTCTGAAATGCATGTAACTGACAGTAAGATTCTTACTGATTAGATTTATTGAGTATTGAGATAGCTAGAAGTTTCAAGAGGCCATTGATAAGTACTACTGAAATAGATTATTGCAAGTTGTTCTAATCATCttagtcttttagtgaaatatTTTCTGTAAAGAAAAAAAGCGAGACGCGGGAGTGTTTAATattccgaacatccataaaaaattcttttttgcatgTACTTCAATTTTGCTAGTCTAACTGTTATTGAGCCTTATTGTTATTGTTAAAACTGATTCAGTGAgtcttttttttaatagttgTCTAACCTTTGGTTTGTTGAAGCCTAATTGACAAAAATTACAGTTCAGTTTTGTTAACCCAACCGaattatttttgagatttagtAAGATTATTTATTCACCCCCTAATCAATCTCTCGATACTAACTGATCGATCGTTAATCGTTCCCATCAGTTCaccctttttattttttgtttagaatttgattatttttttacattccttcaaaaaaatattccttatattttaaatcttattttagttatatatatatatatatatgtgtgtgtgtttatttggattttgaactttgttaaaaattattttattataattagagcttattttgatttatttttttgtctacaaaatatagatatatatgtcgtttagatttaaaattttgataaatattttttttattatttatataaacatttaacatctttagaattttaaagatattatattattatttatatgacaCAATGGATTCGATCGTCTGGTTGAAAATAGAGTTACTCAAAAAGTCAGTCTAACTAACAAAAATAGTGATACTCAAAAAGTCACTTTTATTGAGGATATCTCTTGTGAGATAATCTCACCGAATTTTATCTCTGATATGAGTTGATATGAtcaataatttttatgtaaataataatttttttataaaatattactttttcatGAGTTGAGTCAGATCGAAAattcatctcataaaattaatttttgaaataatctCATAAAAATTTTTTCACTTTCTATCTAAATATGTGAAATTctctaaaatttaaattgagAGATATACATCTTTAACACGTGTCATCAATTATTTCACAAGAAAAGTAGCAATCTACATATAGTACACAGTATATCTACGGCGAGCAGTGAGGCAGAGCCTCTTTTTCAGATCCCAAATaagaaaatacaattttttttacaaaataaatataataataaaaaataattaatatttttatagaaaaaataattaatattatcaaaatGTGGAAGAGCCGTGGCTTTTTGTACAGCTTTGAGGTGTTGTTTttatgcataaacttcaaaataGATTTGGGTCCCACACACTCCTACTTTGCAGACATTCTGCCAGAATTTCAAACTCATCtttttgaaattaattcaaacattaaatatgcttcaataaatatgaaatatacattatataataataattataattactaATAGATTATCTGTCATTAAAttctgttaatttttttttcgtaATATAAATGTCaatgattattaatttttttaaacaattgttgaattttctaaaatgaaattttaaaaattagtaggtctcttgtgagacggtctcacgaatctttatatgtgagacagatcaaccctACTTATATTCAcattaaaattaatacttttagcataaaaagtaatatatttttatggatgacctaaataagagatctgtctcataaaatacgactcgtgagattgtctcacacaagtttttgcatttaaaaattattgtatcttaaatttttatatttgtgatatagaaaaaaattgatattatccGATTAAAAAAGATTCGAATGATCGACTAATACTCAATATTTCAGAGACAAACTTTTTAGGTTTCTACCCGCATCACGTAGCAAATTCAATGAGATTACGAGATATACAACATAAACACTCTGACATTCAAGTCGATGATTGTCGTATGAAAGTCTCGTAGAATTAAAACATTTGACTAATTATTAAAGACCATACGTTGAAAATGTGATAACATTGtctatttattgatttttggaGAGTTTTACGgtcttttaatatttattagctagttaaattttgaatatatatatatatatatatatatatatatacacaccaTTACGTGTAGGCATATGCTCTAACACGTGTGAGAGTGACATAGTAGATAGGACTCAAACTGCTAAAACACAAGATCGGAGGGGTCAAAGTGCATAATATCATACATCTCACACGTGAGAGGGCACCATAGCTGTTGTGCCTTTCTACAGCAAAAAAGTTGGTGAAAAAAGGAAACCACTAATTCAGATGTATTTATCAAACTAATTATGGTTGCATTATTAAAAcccttgtaaaaaaaataatcggtttatatattatatcattTCAAATAATCTCTaccaatttaatattataaaggttaaataatatttttttaaattattatattattaatgatGAGGTTATAAACTAATGAGTAAATGTAACTCCATGTTCATTCGATTttaaatactaaataattattttatctaatgATAGTCAACGAGAAAATACCaagatatcaaaattttattataccCAATAATATGATTTACCGTGTTAAGATTTAAATCAACCTTAAAAACTAACTCAAAGAGAATTTTTCAGGTCTACGTAGTTGCTCCCAAGGAACTCAACCCAAAAAATAGCTCAAATGAGAAGTATTATCCAAgatcatatatacaactctgaAGACCGTAATCCAATCGATGTGCAATATCTTACCTAcataaattgatttaatttttttgtgtgtttctttgttttttttttttaaaaaaaaaacgacttTATAAACAAAATTCACCAACTTAAAATAGAGGATGACCTCAAGTTTATAaaaaggtatgaagaaagacaaTAAAATGATTGAAGCCTTTTTACAATTGCAAAAAGCAAGTCAAATAGTATATAGGGCTGGCTTACTCTTACTCTTACTCCCCAAGCCAGTATAAAAGAGAATCAAAAAGCGCAGCAAATCCCAAACATGGCTTTAGAAGCCCTTTCTTCCAATGAATTcttgaatttcattatgtacgaCTCAATAATTGGTGTTTGCAATGATGACGCTACCGCAACCGCAGCACTACTAACCCCACAAGAAATCGGTGGCCAGGGGAGCAGCGGCTTCCAGCCAGTGGCCCCGCCGGAAGCTCCATCCGAGAGGCCTGTGGCGGTTCAGGGGCGGAAGAAGCGGCGGAGGAGGCCCAGGGTTTGCAAAAATAAAGAGGAAGCTGAGACACAGAGAATGACGCACATTGCTGTGGAGAGGAACAGACGGAAGCAGATGAATGAGCATTTGGCTGTGCTGAGATCCCTCATGCCTGAATCTTATGTGCAAAGGgtatgtttttctttttctttgtttcTCCTTTGATTTTGTGTTCcaattcacaattttttttaaaaaaaattttaaaggggttcttaattatgtttcatgAATCATTcttggtctttttttttttgggttttataaaagtatttttttttccgATTTTCATGAAACCAAATTACTAATTTTCTGAGTTTGTAATTTCTTGTATAATCTAGCAAAATTGGGCATCCGGCCGATATAATGAaagttaattttaaatttgtttggtgaaaaaatattttttagaaaaaagaaaTTCTAGGCACAATTATGTGCAAGAATGTAGAGTTTTTGTAAGCATTTAAACAaattcatgcataaaatatttcaatgtaATTTACTAGCTAAAGggagattaaaaaaatatatatatagttggaTTTCAAACTAGTAAGAATGTAGagatgaataaaatataattttttaaattaaattccaACTTCGTAAACCTTAGAGAGTACGTACAATTAGAGCgaaagtttaatttatttaatttctccaACTATTTAGCAAATATGTGCTGTTGTAAAATAGTTAATATTCTTATACTCCAGTCTCGTATATTAATTTCACATGTTCTGTTCTTTTGGACGTACGTTGTTGTTATAATTCTCCGAGGTACAAGCCAAACATATATTGACAAAGTAGTAATAGTAATTAGAAATCAACCTGACTAGAATCTCCTAtacttttattatattaatctcATTTATTTTGTCACTTATTAGCTTAAGAATCATTGCACACtccaatataaaaatgttagaatagaaataaaaataacatgagAAACCTAGGAATAGGGATGGATGTCTTAaactaaatattaataaaatcttGAATTAATATATGACATTTCTAGAGCAATTTTATATATGTACTTTTGCCTTAGAATAAAGGGTCATGAATTTCAAGAATTGTGATTAGAAATATTAGATTTCGATGATCCGACAATGCCCTTAAACAGATGTGATCCACAATGTGCATGTTTTGTGAAATCTTCCAACATATATGGTTGATTATTTGGTGTAGGGTGACCAGGCATCCATAGTCGGCGGCGCCATAGAGTTCGTGAAGGAGCTGGAACACACACTACAGTCCCTGGAAGCCAAGAAACACAAGATCATCGACCAGCAGAAGGCCGAAATCTCCCCGGAAAATCTCGAAACCGATCCCCAAAACCCGTTTTACAGCACCCCGTTTGCTCAATTCTTCACGTACCCGCAGTTCAGCTGCAGTACCGGCGGCAGCGTGTCGAGCTCCACCAGCCAACTGAGCAGCAAATACACCTCCCAGAGCAAGGCAGCCATCGCCGACATCGAGGTGACCTTGATCGAGACACACGCCAACATTCGTATCCTCTCCCGGAAGAGGGTCCGCCAGCTCTCCAAGATTGTCGCCGCGTTTCATTCCGTGTGTTTCACCATTCTTCACCTCAATGTCACCACGCTGGACTCGTTTGTACTCTACTCTATCAGTGCAAAGGTACGTACAATCCCATTATGCATACGTCGACATGCatgcatacatacatacatacatacatacatacatacatataactCTGTGTGTGTTTGTGGGGGGGGTGGTTTGGTATATATACTGTGGGGGTGGTAACAAAACAGAAACTGTAGAAAAATGACAAGAGCATGCAAAAGAATCTACTTTTACACATGCTACACGTACTTTTACATCAGATACTCTGTACAGATTTGACTAAATTATTAGTATAAATAAgggttattttttaataatattttatcaataaaatcgATTTGTTTTGGGTCATTCTTACATACTATTTTGTTTCGTATATAATAGGTCAAACAATTTGTTCTGAATACGAAAAGATGGATTTTTGGTTCATTCATGCATTTTCATTTCGTACATAGGCTAGGAGGTCGCGCAAAAGCAAGTCAAATAATTCGCATTGTTGTT
Proteins encoded in this window:
- the LOC140987345 gene encoding transcription factor bHLH71; its protein translation is MALEALSSNEFLNFIMYDSIIGVCNDDATATAALLTPQEIGGQGSSGFQPVAPPEAPSERPVAVQGRKKRRRRPRVCKNKEEAETQRMTHIAVERNRRKQMNEHLAVLRSLMPESYVQRGDQASIVGGAIEFVKELEHTLQSLEAKKHKIIDQQKAEISPENLETDPQNPFYSTPFAQFFTYPQFSCSTGGSVSSSTSQLSSKYTSQSKAAIADIEVTLIETHANIRILSRKRVRQLSKIVAAFHSVCFTILHLNVTTLDSFVLYSISAKVEEGCQLNSADDIAGAVHHMLRIIEEEAILCC